A single window of Solanum dulcamara chromosome 5, daSolDulc1.2, whole genome shotgun sequence DNA harbors:
- the LOC129890336 gene encoding cell division cycle 20.2, cofactor of APC complex-like, with product MDAGSRYNKFRPPLINNQMSHKKRTREDLDRFIPNRSAMDFDYAHYMLSGGKVKKEHNGVNSSSKEAYSKQLAEVFNMNRARILAFKNKPPHSADRISESPSPIQQSKTIKKRRYIPQSSERTLDAPDIVDDFYLNLVDWGSNNIIAIALGNSVYLWDASDGSATELLTVDDDFGPVTAVSWSPDGKHLAVALNNSHVQLWDILQGSSRLMRTLRGHRLRVGSLDWNGHILTTGGMDSMIINNDVRVRSHVVGTYRGHNQEICGLKWSASGQQLASGGNDNLVHIWSISMGSANTTHQWVHRMTDHTAAVKALSWCPFQSNMVASGGGVGDQCIKFWNTNTGACLNSVNTGSQVCSLLWNRHDRELLSSHGFTDNQLTVWKYPSMTKISELFGHTSRVLHMAQSPDGYTVATAAADETLRLWNVFGNPKETKPVLKRKLEPFFDLAQIR from the exons ATGGATGCAGGAAGTAGATACAACAAGTTTCGACCTCCTCTCATTAATAATCAGATGTCTCACAAGAAAAGAACTCGAGAGGAT CTGGACAGGTTTATTCCCAATCGTTCTGCGATGGATTTTGACTATGCACATTACATGCTGAGTGGTGGGAAGGTTAAAAAGGAACACAATGGAGTAAATTCTTCATCTAAAGAAGCTTACTCGAAGCAGTTAGCAGAAGTTTTCAACATGAATAGAGCGAGGATCCTTGCTTTTAAGAATAAGCCTCCACATTCGGCTGATAGAATTTCTGAATCTCCATCACCTATTCAACAGTCAAAAACCATTAAAAAGAGGAGATATATTCCCCAA TCTTCGGAGAGGACCCTGGATGCTCCTGACATCGTAGATGATTTTTATCTCAATTTGGTAGACTGGGGAAGCAATAACATTATTGCCATTGCCTTAGGAAATTCTGTCTATCTGTGGGATGCTTCTGATGGGTCTGCTACTGAGCTTCTCACGGTTGATGATGATTTTGGGCCGGTGACTGCTGTTAGCTGGTCACCAGATGGAAAACACCTTGCAGTGGCCTTGAATAATTCGCACGTTCAGCTGTGGGACATCTTGCAGGGGTCTAGCCGATTG ATGAGGACTTTACGAGGACACAGATTAAGGGTTGGCTCACTTGATTGGAATGGCCACATACTGACAACTGGAGGCATGGACAGTATGATCATCAACAATGACGTGCGTGTAAGATCCCATGTAGTTGGAACATACAGGGGACACAATCAGGAGATATGTGGATTGAAGTGGTCTGCTTCAGGCCAGCAATTGGCTAGTGGAGGGAATGACAATTTGGTGCATATATGGAGCATATCGATGGGGTCTGCTAACACTACACACCAATGGGTTCACCGTATGACAGATCACACAGCTGCTGTAAAGGCTCTTTCCTGGTGTCCTTTCCAGAGTAACATGGTTGCCTCGGGTGGTGGCGTTGGAGATCAGTGCATAAAGTTTTGGAACACCAATACCGGGGCATGCTTGAACTCTGTCAATACAGGTTCACAAGTCTGTTCCTTGCTTTGGAACAGACACGACCGTGAGCTTTTGAGTTCTCATGGCTTTACTGACAACCAGCTTACTGTTTGGAAATATCCTTCTATGACAAAAATTTCAGAACTTTTCGGTCACACATCAAGAGTTCTTCATATGGCTCAA AGCCCGGATGGCTATACCGTGGCGACTGCAGCAGCTGATGAGACACTAAGATTATGGAATGTTTTTGGGAATCCAAAAGAAACAAAGCCTGTGCTAAAGAGAAAGCTAGAGCCATTTTTTGACTTGGCTCAGATTAGATAA
- the LOC129888802 gene encoding growth-regulating factor 4-like isoform X1: protein MSGTSTTSVMGGGGGEVGYNDYGFRAPFTAVQWQELEHQAMIYKYLVAGLPVPPDLVVPIRRSFDAISARFFNHPSLGYCSYYGKKFDPEPGRCRRTDGKKWRCSKDAHPDSKYCERHMHRGRNRSRKPVESQTTSQSLSTSISHIATGSSNRSGSFQSNSSGSFQNMPLYSVANSDGMSYGSTTTKLQMEPSSYGINNKEYRYGMTPDADDHNFLPEASASVRGLGGTGSNTDNMWRLMPSQVLSKPNLKNDSQLLGSSPNPFESVIESKQQPQHCFFSSDIGSPSTVKQEPQHPMRSFFDEWPTSKESWSNLDEGSSKNNFSTTQLSISIPNAPSGYSSRSASSPK from the exons ATGAGTGGGACCTCGACAACATCGGTGATGGGGGGAGGTGGGGGGGAGGTGGGGTATAATGATTATGGATTCAGGGCACCGTTTACGGCGGTGCAGTGGCAGGAATTGGAGCATCAAGCGATGATTTATAAGTATTTAGTAGCTGGGCTACCTGTGCCACCGGACCTAGTAGTACCTATTCGCCGGAGTTTTGATGCTATCTCAGCCAGGTTCTTCAATCATCCTAGCT TGGGTTATTGTTCCTATTATGGGAAGAAGTTTGACCCTGAGCCAGGAAGATGTAGAAGGACAGATGGAAAGAAGTGGAGGTGCTCCAAAGATGCTCATCCTGACTCCAAATATTGTGAACGACACATGCATCGAGGCCGTAACCGTTCAAGAAAGCCTGTGGAATCTCAAACTACTTCCCAGTCCTTGTCGACAAGTATATCACACATTGCTACTGGGAGCAGCAATAGAAGCGGAAGTTTCCAAAGCAATAGCAGTGGAAGCTTCCAAAATATGCCATTATATTCCGTTGCTAATTCAGATGGAATGAGTTATGGAAGCACCACCACGAAACTGCAGATGGAGCCCTCCTCCTATGGGATAAATAATAAGGAGTATAG GTATGGAATGACTCCTGATGCTGATGACCACAATTTCTTGCCAGAAGCTTCCGCGAGTGTGAGGGGTCTAGGAGGGACGGGTTCTAACACAGACAACATGTGGCGTCTGATGCCATCACAAGTTCTGTCGAAGCCTAATCTGAAAAATGATTCCCAGCTGTTGGGTAGTTCACCTAATCCATTTGAGTCTGTGATTGAATCAAAACAGCAACCCCAACATTGCTTCTTCAGCAGCGACATAGGTTCACCTAGTACAGTAAAGCAGGAGCCGCAACATCCAATGCGCTCATTCTTTGACGAGTGGCCTACATCCAAAGAATCATGGTCCAATCTTGACGAGGGATCCagcaaaaataatttctctacCACTCAGCTGTCCATATCCATCCCAAATGCTCCTTCTGGATACTCTTCAAGGAGTGCTTCTTCCCCCAAATG A
- the LOC129888802 gene encoding growth-regulating factor 3-like isoform X2, which produces MLSQPVGYCSYYGKKFDPEPGRCRRTDGKKWRCSKDAHPDSKYCERHMHRGRNRSRKPVESQTTSQSLSTSISHIATGSSNRSGSFQSNSSGSFQNMPLYSVANSDGMSYGSTTTKLQMEPSSYGINNKEYRYGMTPDADDHNFLPEASASVRGLGGTGSNTDNMWRLMPSQVLSKPNLKNDSQLLGSSPNPFESVIESKQQPQHCFFSSDIGSPSTVKQEPQHPMRSFFDEWPTSKESWSNLDEGSSKNNFSTTQLSISIPNAPSGYSSRSASSPK; this is translated from the exons ATGCTATCTCAGCCAG TGGGTTATTGTTCCTATTATGGGAAGAAGTTTGACCCTGAGCCAGGAAGATGTAGAAGGACAGATGGAAAGAAGTGGAGGTGCTCCAAAGATGCTCATCCTGACTCCAAATATTGTGAACGACACATGCATCGAGGCCGTAACCGTTCAAGAAAGCCTGTGGAATCTCAAACTACTTCCCAGTCCTTGTCGACAAGTATATCACACATTGCTACTGGGAGCAGCAATAGAAGCGGAAGTTTCCAAAGCAATAGCAGTGGAAGCTTCCAAAATATGCCATTATATTCCGTTGCTAATTCAGATGGAATGAGTTATGGAAGCACCACCACGAAACTGCAGATGGAGCCCTCCTCCTATGGGATAAATAATAAGGAGTATAG GTATGGAATGACTCCTGATGCTGATGACCACAATTTCTTGCCAGAAGCTTCCGCGAGTGTGAGGGGTCTAGGAGGGACGGGTTCTAACACAGACAACATGTGGCGTCTGATGCCATCACAAGTTCTGTCGAAGCCTAATCTGAAAAATGATTCCCAGCTGTTGGGTAGTTCACCTAATCCATTTGAGTCTGTGATTGAATCAAAACAGCAACCCCAACATTGCTTCTTCAGCAGCGACATAGGTTCACCTAGTACAGTAAAGCAGGAGCCGCAACATCCAATGCGCTCATTCTTTGACGAGTGGCCTACATCCAAAGAATCATGGTCCAATCTTGACGAGGGATCCagcaaaaataatttctctacCACTCAGCTGTCCATATCCATCCCAAATGCTCCTTCTGGATACTCTTCAAGGAGTGCTTCTTCCCCCAAATG A